One genomic segment of Bacillota bacterium includes these proteins:
- the ftsL gene encoding cell division protein FtsL, giving the protein MKYVQVAALILAFFGFGLFYTYKHTRVIALGYEIERVKQNIATLQRDNKRLELEIARLQAPERVEKIARTKLGMEEPKNILLASLTPEQKRTGGTVQVAAQEQEKGWKKTILLAAYHFVGRAEASPR; this is encoded by the coding sequence TTGAAATATGTACAAGTGGCAGCTCTGATTTTAGCATTTTTCGGTTTTGGTTTATTTTACACCTATAAACATACTCGAGTAATCGCCTTGGGCTATGAGATTGAGAGGGTAAAGCAAAATATTGCTACTTTGCAAAGGGATAATAAGCGATTAGAATTAGAAATAGCGAGGCTTCAGGCGCCCGAACGTGTTGAAAAAATCGCAAGAACGAAATTAGGAATGGAAGAGCCCAAAAATATCCTTCTTGCGTCACTCACACCGGAACAAAAGCGTACCGGGGGAACTGTCCAGGTTGCTGCTCAAGAGCAAGAAAAGGGATGGAAGAAAACGATCCTCCTCGCCGCCTACCATTTTGTGGGTCGAGCTGAAGCTTCGCCCCGCTGA
- a CDS encoding stage V sporulation protein D, with amino-acid sequence MQKRNIEVRKRITLLFFCIFTIFFLFSLRLFWLQLVRGTWFQQQALQNRIREIVVEPKRGVIYDRKGNELAVSISAEAVYGIPAEVKQSGKAAWIARQVAQILDMKESEVYERLTRNQHSVWIKFKVEPDQANALRRLRLPGIGIIPKPQRFYPKKNLAAHVLGIAGDYNQGLEGIEVAYDRELSGIPGRLLVEYDASGKEIPESTHKYIEPEEGLSLVLTIDQTIQYLAERELEKVVQERRPKSATIIVMDPQTGEILALANRPDFDPNEYQKYPQQARRNIAVSNSYEPGSTFKIVTLAAALEEGLVSRNDRFFDPGYIKVADRIMHCWLPGGHGSESLAEVVQNSCNPGFISIGLRVGSEKFYKYIKAFGFGRPLGIDLPGEATGIIMSQKDVKQVDLASMSIGQANAVTPLQLVSALAAIANGGKLMKPYLVKELRNSNGQVVKRFQPQVIRQVISAETAREMRDLLEGVVSNGTGRNAYIEGYSVGGKTGTGQKPAPGGGYSSTDYVASFLGFAPVDDPRLAVLVVVDTPQGYPYYGGTVAAPVFQEVVRDSLRYLGVPLRYQPKDLSLSEDMTVVPPVINLPIDEAEKVLKDAGLEGVRVGQGSLVCRQVPVDGVKVKKGSKVLLNLEEFEEDSRQERVVPDLKGKSLRDVAELLGMMNLILVTEGEPFPTGIVETQEPLPGTRVTAGTRVRVKFRPPPSLTPGP; translated from the coding sequence TTGCAGAAAAGAAATATCGAGGTACGAAAAAGAATTACCCTTCTCTTTTTTTGCATTTTTACGATTTTTTTTCTTTTCAGTTTGCGTTTATTTTGGCTGCAACTTGTTCGGGGTACCTGGTTTCAACAGCAAGCGCTTCAAAATCGAATTCGTGAGATTGTAGTTGAACCCAAGCGGGGAGTAATTTATGACCGCAAGGGAAATGAGCTTGCGGTTAGTATCAGTGCGGAGGCGGTTTACGGGATTCCTGCCGAGGTTAAACAGTCCGGAAAAGCAGCCTGGATCGCCCGGCAAGTAGCGCAGATTCTCGACATGAAAGAAAGCGAGGTTTACGAGCGACTCACCAGAAACCAGCATTCGGTATGGATTAAATTCAAGGTGGAGCCGGACCAGGCCAATGCCTTGCGGCGGTTACGTTTACCCGGCATCGGAATCATTCCAAAACCACAACGCTTTTATCCAAAGAAAAATCTGGCGGCCCACGTCCTGGGAATTGCGGGAGATTATAATCAAGGGCTTGAAGGGATCGAGGTGGCTTATGATCGAGAATTATCCGGAATTCCGGGCCGCCTGCTGGTGGAATACGATGCTTCAGGCAAGGAAATTCCCGAGTCTACCCATAAGTATATTGAACCCGAAGAGGGTTTGAGTCTTGTTTTAACCATCGACCAGACGATTCAATATCTTGCGGAACGGGAATTAGAAAAAGTTGTTCAGGAACGGCGCCCGAAAAGCGCTACGATCATTGTGATGGACCCCCAGACAGGAGAAATCCTGGCTCTGGCCAACAGACCGGATTTTGATCCAAACGAATACCAAAAATATCCACAACAGGCCCGCAGAAACATAGCAGTTTCGAACAGCTATGAACCCGGCTCTACTTTTAAGATTGTTACTCTGGCAGCAGCCCTCGAAGAAGGCCTGGTCAGCAGAAACGACCGTTTTTTCGATCCGGGCTATATCAAAGTAGCGGATCGGATTATGCATTGCTGGCTGCCGGGGGGGCACGGGAGCGAATCTCTGGCAGAGGTTGTCCAAAATTCGTGTAACCCTGGTTTTATTTCGATTGGACTGCGGGTTGGATCAGAGAAGTTTTACAAGTATATCAAGGCATTTGGGTTTGGCCGACCGTTGGGGATTGATTTACCTGGCGAAGCAACCGGGATTATCATGTCCCAAAAGGATGTTAAACAGGTGGATTTGGCCAGTATGTCTATCGGCCAGGCGAATGCTGTCACTCCTTTGCAGTTGGTTTCTGCGCTTGCGGCAATTGCCAACGGGGGGAAACTGATGAAGCCTTACCTGGTCAAGGAACTGCGAAACAGTAATGGCCAGGTTGTGAAACGTTTTCAACCTCAGGTAATTCGGCAGGTAATTTCTGCGGAAACCGCCCGGGAAATGCGGGACCTTCTGGAGGGTGTGGTTTCCAATGGTACAGGTCGAAACGCTTATATCGAAGGTTATTCAGTTGGTGGAAAAACCGGAACCGGCCAAAAACCGGCACCGGGAGGTGGGTATTCTTCCACAGATTACGTGGCCTCATTTCTGGGTTTCGCTCCTGTGGATGATCCCCGTCTGGCCGTTTTGGTTGTAGTTGATACTCCTCAAGGTTACCCCTATTACGGAGGTACTGTTGCTGCTCCGGTTTTTCAGGAAGTTGTGCGAGATAGTTTACGCTATTTAGGGGTCCCGCTCCGGTATCAACCAAAAGACCTCAGTTTAAGTGAAGATATGACTGTCGTTCCTCCGGTTATTAATCTACCAATAGATGAAGCGGAAAAAGTTTTAAAAGACGCGGGTTTGGAGGGGGTTAGGGTTGGCCAGGGTAGCCTTGTCTGCCGGCAGGTGCCTGTTGATGGCGTAAAAGTGAAAAAGGGAAGCAAAGTCCTTCTTAATTTAGAAGAGTTCGAAGAAGACTCCCGCCAGGAGCGGGTAGTCCCGGACTTAAAAGGGAAAAGCTTACGGGATGTGGCCGAACTTTTAGGAATGATGAACCTTATCCTGGTTACAGAAGGAGAGCCTTTCCCAACGGGAATAGTCGAAACACAGGAGCCGCTTCCTGGTACCAGGGTCACGGCAGGAACCAGGGTGAGGGTAAAATTCCGCCCCCCTCCCTCCCTGACCCCAGGACCCTAA